In one Pygocentrus nattereri isolate fPygNat1 chromosome 21, fPygNat1.pri, whole genome shotgun sequence genomic region, the following are encoded:
- the LOC108415871 gene encoding guanine nucleotide-binding protein G(t) subunit alpha-3-like isoform X2: MKQMKILYRGGFSKEEQLEFRAVIYRNILQSALSVTSGMEQLQIKYDSPTATEDGKKLQKLADMVEDGTMPSELEDILRSLWRDSGFHAAIERSAEYQLCDSTAYYLADLDRICAADFIPNDLDVLYARISSTEVVEEQFTFKDLNFRMFDAGGQRPERKKWVTCFEDVSCIIFCTALNSYDMALVEDEEVNRMHESLHLFNSICNHKFFASTSIVLFLNKKDLFKEKISKVPLSTCFPNYSGSNTYEDATNYVKQQFEELNTNKGGKPIYTHLTCAVDTKDIDSTFSTVTDVIIKNLKECGHL; encoded by the exons ATGAAGCAGATGAA gatcCTGTATCGTGGTGGATTCAGCAAAGAAGAGCAGCTGGAGTTCAGGGCGGTGATTTACAGGAACATCCTGCAGTCGGCGCTGTCTGTCACCAGCGGGATGGAGCAGCTACAGATCAAATACGATTCTCCCACGGCAACC GAAGACGGGAAGAAGCTGCAGAAGCTGGCAGACATGGTGGAGGACGGGACAATGCCCTCGGAGCTGGAGGACATCCTGAGGAGTTTGTGGAGAGACTCCGGGTTCCACGCTGCCATAGAGAGATCAGCAGAGTACCAGCTCTGCGACTCCACAGCTTA TTACCTTGCCGACCTGGACAGGATCTGTGCAGCTGATTTCATCCCCAATGACCTGGACGTGCTGTACGCTCGCATCAGTTCCACTGAAGTGGTGGAGGAGCAGTTCACCTTCAAAGATCTGAACTTCAG GATGTTTGATGCAGGTGGTCAGCGGCCTGAGAGGAAGAAGTGGGTCACCTGCTTTGAGGACGTTTCCTGCATCATCTTCTGCACTGCACTCAACTCCTACGACATGGCACTGGTGGAGGACGAGGAGGTG AACCGCATGCATGAAAGTCTCCACCTTTTCAACAGCATCTGCAACCACAAGTTCTTCGCCAGCACCTCCATTGTCCTCTTCCTCAACAAGAAGGATCTGTTCAAGGAGAAGATCAGCAAAGTGCCGCTCAGCACCTGCTTCCCCAACTACAGCG GTTCCAACACTTATGAAGATGCCACCAACTATGTCAAGCAGCAGTTTGAGGAACTGAACACTAATAAAGGAGGAAAGCCCATCTACACCCACCTGACCTGCGCAGTGGATACCAAGGACATCGACTCCACCTTCAGCACTGTCACCGACGTCATCATCAAGAACCTGAAGGAGTGCGGACACCTGTGA
- the LOC108415871 gene encoding guanine nucleotide-binding protein G(t) subunit alpha-3-like isoform X1 has product MASTEKSIKVLLLGAAEAGKSTIMKQMKILYRGGFSKEEQLEFRAVIYRNILQSALSVTSGMEQLQIKYDSPTATEDGKKLQKLADMVEDGTMPSELEDILRSLWRDSGFHAAIERSAEYQLCDSTAYYLADLDRICAADFIPNDLDVLYARISSTEVVEEQFTFKDLNFRMFDAGGQRPERKKWVTCFEDVSCIIFCTALNSYDMALVEDEEVNRMHESLHLFNSICNHKFFASTSIVLFLNKKDLFKEKISKVPLSTCFPNYSGSNTYEDATNYVKQQFEELNTNKGGKPIYTHLTCAVDTKDIDSTFSTVTDVIIKNLKECGHL; this is encoded by the exons ATGGCATCGACAGAAAAAAGCATCAAAGTCCTGCTGCTAG GTGCTGCAGAGGCTGGTAAGAGCACCATCATGAAGCAGATGAA gatcCTGTATCGTGGTGGATTCAGCAAAGAAGAGCAGCTGGAGTTCAGGGCGGTGATTTACAGGAACATCCTGCAGTCGGCGCTGTCTGTCACCAGCGGGATGGAGCAGCTACAGATCAAATACGATTCTCCCACGGCAACC GAAGACGGGAAGAAGCTGCAGAAGCTGGCAGACATGGTGGAGGACGGGACAATGCCCTCGGAGCTGGAGGACATCCTGAGGAGTTTGTGGAGAGACTCCGGGTTCCACGCTGCCATAGAGAGATCAGCAGAGTACCAGCTCTGCGACTCCACAGCTTA TTACCTTGCCGACCTGGACAGGATCTGTGCAGCTGATTTCATCCCCAATGACCTGGACGTGCTGTACGCTCGCATCAGTTCCACTGAAGTGGTGGAGGAGCAGTTCACCTTCAAAGATCTGAACTTCAG GATGTTTGATGCAGGTGGTCAGCGGCCTGAGAGGAAGAAGTGGGTCACCTGCTTTGAGGACGTTTCCTGCATCATCTTCTGCACTGCACTCAACTCCTACGACATGGCACTGGTGGAGGACGAGGAGGTG AACCGCATGCATGAAAGTCTCCACCTTTTCAACAGCATCTGCAACCACAAGTTCTTCGCCAGCACCTCCATTGTCCTCTTCCTCAACAAGAAGGATCTGTTCAAGGAGAAGATCAGCAAAGTGCCGCTCAGCACCTGCTTCCCCAACTACAGCG GTTCCAACACTTATGAAGATGCCACCAACTATGTCAAGCAGCAGTTTGAGGAACTGAACACTAATAAAGGAGGAAAGCCCATCTACACCCACCTGACCTGCGCAGTGGATACCAAGGACATCGACTCCACCTTCAGCACTGTCACCGACGTCATCATCAAGAACCTGAAGGAGTGCGGACACCTGTGA
- the LOC108415872 gene encoding G-protein coupled receptor 61-like, translating to MDPQRNSSQMPSWLANQSLSGVPEGGTMSQSLALLAMLLMDVLAVAGNTAVMLVIARTPQLRKFVFVFHLCLVDLLAALVLMPLGMMGVMSGSSRTFLGSEVLCRSYLFLSVCLVSAAILSICAINVERYYYVLHPMRYEVRMTLGLVGGVLGGIWMKALLMSVLPLLAWVLQGGRGHMLEPGVSGVDGGGVTIPASHPPAHTHRRCSLHWSGGGANRVAFMVLFALVYFLCPLLLILVVYCSMFKVARVAAMQHGPMPTWTETLRRRRSESLSSRSTMVTSSGSGSRSDSTTGTGTGACGTPQRPFGGGKAAAILAAMGGQFLFCWLPYFSFHLYSALASLQPASLAPLEDVVTWIGYLCFTSNPFFYGCLNRQIRQELSKHLPFLFRPPAGDEQEHLPSRDGSIQENFMQFLQGTGCNLENPDSQNVSSPKSAPLRPPPPLPRSQPIPIDFRIPGQIAEETSEFLEQHQIKNNLIIPDS from the coding sequence atGGATCCACAGAGGAACTCCTCTCAAATGCCCTCGTGGCTGGCCAATCAGTCTCTCTCAGGGGTGCCTGAAGGGGGCACCATGTCCCAGTCCCTTGCGCTGCTGGCCATGCTACTCATGGATGTGCTGGCTGTGGCAGGAAACACAGCAGTCATGCTGGTTATAGCCAGAACTCCGCAGCTGAGAAAGTTTGTGTTCGTGTTCCATCTGTGCCTGGTGGACCTGTTGGCAGCGCTGGTGCTGATGCCACTGGGCATGATGGGAGTAATGTCTGGTTCTAGCCGGACCTTCCTGGGATCCGAGGTTTTGTGCCGTAGTTACCTGTTCCTGAGCGTATGCCTGGTCAGCGCCGCTATTTTATCCATCTGCGCCATCAACGTGGAACGCTACTACTACGTACTTCACCCCATGCGCTATGAAGTCCGCATGACCCTGGGCCTGGTGGGCGGGGTTCTTGGTGGCATCTGGATGAAAGCGCTGTTAATGTCTGTGCTGCCCTTGCTGGCCTGGGTGCTGCAGGGAGGGCGGGGCCACATGCTTGAACCTGGAGTGAGTGGGGTCGATGGGGGTGGGGTTACCATCCCTGCCTCACAccctcctgcacacacacacagacgatGCTCTCTGCACTGGAGTGGGGGCGGAGCCAACCGGGTGGCATTTATGGTTCTGTTTGCCTTGGTATACTTTCTGTGCCCCCTGTTACTGATTTTGGTGGTGTACTGCAGCATGTTTAAGGTGGCACGGGTGGCAGCCATGCAGCATGGCCCGATGCCAACCTGGACCGAAACCTTGAGGCGCCGGCGCTCTGAATCTCTCAGCAGCCGCTCCACCATGGTAACAAGCTCCGGCTCTGGGTCTAGATCAGATTCCACAACCGGGACAGGCACCGGTGCCTGTGGGACCCCTCAGCGCCCATTTGGAGGGGGCAAAGCAGCCGCCATTTTGGCAGCTATGGGTGGACAGTTCCTGTTCTGCTGGCTGCCATATTTCTCCTTCCACCTGTACTCGGCGCTAGCATCCCTGCAGCCTGCCTCTCTGGCACCCCTAGAGGACGTGGTCACCTGGATTGGATACCTGTGCTTCACTTCCAACCCATTCTTCTATGGCTGCCTGAACCGGCAGATCCGGCAGGAGCTCAGTAAGCACCTCCCGTTCCTGTTCCGCCCGCCAGCGGGGGATGAGCAGGAGCACCTGCCCAGCCGTGATGGATCCATACAGGAAAACTTTATGCAGTTCCTGCAGGGCACCGGCTGCAACCTGGAGAATCCAGACTCCCAGAATGTCTCCAGTCCCAAGTCTGCCCCCCTCAGACCCCCTCCACCACTGCCCCGGTCCCAGCCTATACCCATCGACTTCCGCATTCCAGGACAGATCGCAGAAGAGACCTCGGAGTTTCTGGAGCAGCATCAGATTAAGAACAACCTCATCATTCCAGACAGCTAG